The following is a genomic window from Gigantopelta aegis isolate Gae_Host chromosome 5, Gae_host_genome, whole genome shotgun sequence.
TGTTAAGCTGGAACTCCAtggaaaacattttgtgcagatTTTACATTTGTACGGTTTCTGTCCAGTATGAATCGACATATGTTTTTTTAACCCGGAACTATGTGGAAAACATTTGGTACATATCTCGCACTTGTAAGGCTTCTTCTGttcagtatgaatcaacatatgagTTTTCAAGCAGGaactatatgtaaaacattttgtgcatatCTTGCATTGGTAGGGATTTTGTCTAGTATGAATCGTCATATGAGCTTTCAAGCCGGaactatatgtaaaacattttgtgcagatTTCACATTTGAAGGGTTCCTTTCTATTATGAATCAATATATGTCTTTCCAAGCTGTAACTGTCTGTAAAcaattttgtgcacacttcacatttgaacaatttctcaccagtatgaatcaatATATGTGTTTTTAAGCCagaattctgtgaaaaataatttgtgcacacttcacatatGGAAAGTTTCTTACCATTATGAGACACAACATATTCTTTCAATGTGGACCTTTTGGTAAACAATTTTGTGCACAATTCACATTTGACAGGTTTCTtgccagtatgaatcaacatatgttgttttaagtAATAGCTCGAACAAAAATCTTCAGAACACACCACACATTTGAACTGGTTTCCTTCAGTATGGATCTTCATGTGTGTTTTTATGCTACTCTTGGATGAAAAATCCGTTAAACACATTCCACACCTGA
Proteins encoded in this region:
- the LOC121373622 gene encoding zinc finger protein 431-like isoform X2, with the translated sequence MSLKDFSTKNHLHVHTCEKPFRCGMCLTDFSSKSSIKTHMKIHTEGNQFKCVVCSEDFCSSYYLKQHMLIHTGKKPVKCELCTKLFTKRSTLKEYVVSHNGKKLSICEVCTNYFSQNSGLKTHILIHTGEKLFKCEVCTKLFTDSYSLERHILIHNRKEPFKCEICTKCFTYSSGLKAHMTIHTRQNPYQCKICTKCFTYSSCLKTHMLIHTEQKKPYKCEICTKCFPHSSGLKKHMSIHTGQKPYKCKICTKCFPWSSSLTYHMLTHTGHKSYKCETCTKCFTQSCALKRHMLIHSRGRPLKKIDCFKPPETQK